In Gossypium arboreum isolate Shixiya-1 chromosome 6, ASM2569848v2, whole genome shotgun sequence, the following are encoded in one genomic region:
- the LOC108485676 gene encoding uncharacterized protein LOC108485676, protein MKNTIRCCISCILPCGALDVIRIVHSNGRVEEISGSIKASDIMKAYPKHVLKKPSSSSSDDGMVPKIVIVPPDAELQRGKIYFLIPLPSTPDKTRSKTSSTTKKKKRDRLDTTTNNNGGGASSNGRNRQHNHSRSMSNANKNNNTISMSNLLISDQYLSEILSEKLSTQRDRRRGRVGVWRPHLESISESPNDG, encoded by the coding sequence ATGAAGAACACAATCCGGTGCTGCATCTCTTGCATTCTGCCCTGTGGAGCACTCGATGTGATTCGAATAGTACACTCCAATGGCCGCGTTGAAGAAATCAGTGGCTCCATCAAAGCCAGCGACATCATGAAGGCTTACCCTAAACACGTTCTAAAGAagccttcctcttcttcttccgaTGATGGGATGGTCCCAAAAATCGTCATCGTCCCACCCGACGCCGAACTTCAACGTGGCAAGATTTATTTCCTAATACCACTCCCTTCAACACCCGATAAAACCCGTTCCAAAACTTCCTCaacaaccaagaagaaaaaaagagacAGGCTTGACACCACCACCAACAACAACGGCGGCGGCGCCAGTAGCAACGGCCGCAACCGCCAGCATAATCACAGCCGAAGCATGAGCAACGCCAACAAGAACAACAACACAATTTCAATGTCGAATCTTTTGATATCGGATCAGTATTTAAGTGAGATACTTTCAGAGAAACTATCAACGCAAAGGGATCGAAGAAGAGGCCGAGTTGGGGTGTGGAGACCACACTTAGAGAGCATCTCCGAATCTCCAAACGATGGATGA